The window ACGGTCCATGGGAGAGCGCAGATCATAATCGAGATAGTTCAGCTCGCTGACGCCATCAGGAAAAATGCCAAATGCCGGTTGGCCCTGAGCGTTGATCAGTTGGTCACGGGAAGTCATGCCAGTTCCTTATCGGTTTTTGTTATCAAGCAACCGGATAAAAAGCCGGCACTTTTATTTGAGAATGATGGCGTATTGTCAGCGTTTGCAACGGTTGCGTCCAGTCAGTTAGTGACAGTTCTGATATTCCGCGGGGGCAGTATTGCAGCGTGCGGCGCTCAGTAGAACGCCGCGCGCAGGGTGGCGAGGGTTTCCTGATCCGCTTTGAAGCGCATTTTCAGGTACACGCCTTTGGCGGTGAAATTAGCGGCGGAGAAATCGGTATCGATAAAGCCGGTAAAGTTATAACCCAGTCCGAGCCAGACGTTGGTCTGCGGAATCCAGCCAACCGATACACCGGTACCGTGCGCGGTCTGACCAGCTTCGTAGCTGTGCAGACGACGGCCGTGGGCACCGATATCCCAGGTCGGATTCAGGTGATGACGCCATTCAGCCGCCATAAAGTCGGTGGTGGAGGCGTAATCATCGCTGTTGTACTGATCGAGCACGCGCTTGATACCGTACTGGGCGGCCAGCTGGTTGGCAGGCGTGAACAGCCAGTTGCCGTGTACATTGTTAATCAGTTTGCGTGAGCGGCTTGGCGTGCCTTCGCCGCCTTCAGCCTGCTGCACCCAACGGGTTTGCCAAAGCAGGGCATAAGGGTGGCGGCGCGGGCGGATGGCCAGATCGAAGCTCGCTTCCAGCTGATTGCTGTAACTGCTGCTGCCGTCTTCTTTGAAATAATTCAGGCTGCCACCGGTGGCCAGCGCATCGTTAAGCGGATGGTACAGGCTGGTGCGGGCTACCCATTTATCGCTGTCGCTGCCGTCGCGGTATTCCACACGGTTATTCCATTGCCACAGGCTGGTGCGGTACGACATACCGGCGTGGGTGGCGTGGAAGTCTTCGGTACTGTCTGAGGTTTCGCCCGGTGCATTGGCTTCCAGATTACGCGCCTGATCAAAGCCGAGGCTGACGCTCAGGGCGTCGGTGAGGGCGATTTCCTGAGTCAGGCCAGACACGGCAAACAGACGGTAGGCATCATCCTGCTCAACCTGTTCGATGCTTTGCTGAGCTTTGGCGCCGCTCCATGGGGTGGCACGCATACCCAGCACAGTGCGTTCCGGTGCTGCCGATTCAAACCCGGTTTCATGCTCAGCGAACAGGCTGAGATCATTGGTCAGGCGGTAATCGGCACCAAGGCGCAGCTGGTCGAAGGCATCGCTGCGGGCGCTGGCATTGGCCAGGAGCATACTGTTCAGTGTCAGGCGATCGTTCAGTACGCGGGTACTGAAGCCGGCGGTCAACTGGTCGGTGTACTGGTCTTCAGTTTCGTTTTCTTCCTGTGCGCTGAGCAGGCCGAAGGAGATCTGCTGGTCGTTATCCAGACGGTGTACCCAGTCGAGCTGAGTCTGGTATTTATCGAAGCCGGTGCTCAGCTGCTGATGGTGGAAACCTTCCAGCTGCAGACGGTCGCGGTCGCTTAAGTAGTAGCTGCCCTGTACGCCTTCTTTACGGTAGTCATTTTCACCCTGTGCGGTCTGATCAAGGCCGAAGTTCTCGTCCTGACTGCGTACATAGGCAGTAGCCTGCAGCTGTTCGGTACGGTGTGTAATTTCTACTAAATGCGCGTTAGCGGTTGCGGCGGCGGAGTTCACCACTTCTTCGCTTTGCGCAATTTCGGCTTTGATTTCGGTATCACCCAGAGTGATGCGCGCATCGGCGGCGGTCAGGTGACGGTCATCACCGCTCTGATTCTGGGTAATGGCGGTCACGCCGGCTTTGATGCGCTCATCCAGCAGTTTGACTCCGGCCCGCCCGCCGCTGATATAACCGAGGTCATCACCGGCTTCGGTTTCGTACTCAACCACGATATAGCGCGGATTAAAGTTTTCATCGGTGCTGCTTACCGGCCCTTTGAAGTACAGGGTGCCGTCCTGATAGTCGATAACGTAATCGGCATCACGGTTCAGGTCTTCGCTGCTGATAATGACTTCGCTGCGATAACGGTCGCGGGTTTCAATGCGGATTTTTTCACTGTTCAGCACAATATTTTTATTGCGCAGACGATACAGACCGGAGGTGCCGTCGCCCTGAATTTCATCACGCACAAAGCCATTGCTGGTCTGGCTGGTAAAGGCCGACAGTTCAACCACATCGCCATGGTAGACGGCCTGAGCACCGGTCAGCTTACGGCTGTAACGGCCCAGAGTGCTGTTGTTCAGATCGGTGTTGATGTCACCGAACATCGCGTAGAAGCGCTCACGCTCCAGACGTACATACAGCTTGCGTGCTGAGCTGGCGTCCAGCTGTTGCTGGCTGGCATCACCGTACAGGGTGTAATACCGGTCGGGCTCGATTACGCTGGCAAAAGCTTCGGCTTCCGGCTTGCCGGAGTCATAGGCGGCGGTCAGTAACCATTCACCCAGCACCTGACCCTGAGCAAAGAAGGCAACCCGGCCATCGTGCCAGAGATTGTCGTCGACGCCAGCGGCCTGACGGCTGTTGTGGTCACCATTGCCGCTGTTATAACCGACCGCCAGATCGCCCAGACCGACCAGAATCCAGTCGCGCGGAGCAGGCTTCAGCCACACACGCAGTTCATCTTTCTGGCCATTGGCATGACGGAAGGTCAGTACCGCTTCGCCAGCCTGGTTGGTTGGGGTCAGGCGGATCAGCGCCACACCGTTATCACCTACGCGGTATTGTGGCTGCTGAATATTGCCCAGCGGGTTGCCTTCAATCTGACGGCTTTCATCGTACAGGGTATAAGGTGCCTGAACTTCAACATCGCCAAGAATATTGGCGCGGATCGGGAAGCCGTCTTTATCGGTCAGACGCACAGCAATCGTGGCCGGAGTCAGACCGTCAGCCACGGCATTGCTCTGGCTTTCAATCAGCTCTGCTTTGGCCGGTTCCTGAGCGTACTGCACGGTGCGCTCAAACTGATCGACGATGTCACCGTCTTTATTAATCACAAACACGCTGAAGCGGTTAGGGCCGGGCTGAATATCCACACCGCGCCAGATACTGACCGCCAGATCGCGTTTGCTGTTACGTGTCGTGCCATCAAAGTTCAGCGGGCTGACCGGCTGATCATCCAGCAATAATTTAACGCGCTCACCGGCGCCGTGGGAGATGGCAATTTTTACCGAGCCAATGGCCGGACTGCGATCGAGCGGTGGCCACAGCCACTGGGCCTGATCGGCGGCGGTTTTAAACCAGTGCTCATCAAATTCCGGCATTGGTTGCTCAGCGATAAGAGCAGCCGGATTACCGGCGGCGGTCGCTGGCAGATTGCGGATAAAGCCGGGCAGGCTGGCCTGTACTGAAGCAATCTGCATATCGCTGGCAACGGTCGCCAGACGGATATCCGGATCACCGCTGAGTACTTTGACTTCCACGCGACGGTTTAAGGCGCGGCCGTCACGGCTGGCATTGCTGGCCACCGGCACAGAAGAGCCTTTACCCACGGCGCGGATATTCTGCGGCTCAACGCCCAGCTGTTCGGCCAGATAACGGGCTACAGACGATGCACGGGCTTCAGAAAGTGCCTGGTTATCGGCATAAATATGTTTATTCCGGCGGGCAATCGGTGTGCTGTCGGTATGGCCAACCACCTCAACGGTTAAATTACGCAGGCCGGCCAGACGGTCGATTACGTTTTTCAGATTCGATTTATCTTCCGGTGTTAAAACATCAGAAAAATTATCGAATTTCGGCGGATTAATCGGTTTTACCTGACCATCATCCGGCGGCAGCTGCAACACCGCGGTGGTGCTGGCCGGTTTCAGCTGTTGTTTCGGTTGCCCTTCGATCTGGAAACGGGTAATCGAACGTGTGGTTAAATCACCACTGTCGGCTTTATCGCTGATGATGGCAGAAAACTGCAGCTGGTGTGTCCAGTCGGCCGGTTTGTCGCCGAGTTTATAAATCAGGGTGCCATAAGAAATCTGCGGATCTTCCCATGGGACATTATCCAGTACGCTGCTGCCGGGTTCGTAAATAACACCGTCGGGCAGGGCGATCATCTGGATAACGTTATTCACTTCCAGACCGTTACCTTCGACGTCAACGGTGAAGCGCAGTTTTTCCGGTACCGGCGAGTTGTAAGGCAGCTGACCATTTTGCATGGCCGCCAGCGGCACCAGCTGATGACTTAAACGCTGACGGATTTCGCCGCTTTCCGGAGTTTTCATTTTCAGCGCAAAATCAACGCGCCAGAAACTGCCACCCTGCACATCGACGAACTGACTGAATGCACGGCCGGCGTGGAAACCGCGCTCATCGCAGCTGACCACTTCCATATAAGGTGGAATGGTGGCGGTATCCAGCTGCACCACGTGGGTGCCCGGACGGACGTTTTCGATATGCCATTCACCATTGGCATCGGTGACGACATAGGTGCCGTCTTCCATAAACAGACGCACATTGGAGACGGCTTCGGCATCGAGATTACCGTTACAGTCGTCGAGGTAGACGCGGCCAAACAAACGCGCACTGTCTTTAAAAAATTCGTCGGCGATCTGTACCTGAGCCTGGGCAATATTACTCTGCACTTCATCATCAACCAGCCAGGCTTTGTTGATTAATGCGCCTTGTGCCTGGGCGGTAATCTGGGTGACGTACGTCAGCAGCAGTGAGCCGTTCGCATCGATATCGGGCAGGGCAAAAGTCAGCTGGCGGCCGTTGCTGCTGATCACCGGGTCGGCAATTTTTTCATCGTTAATACGCACAGAGCCATTGCGCAGACGCATTCCCAATGGCAACTGGTCAATAATATTGGCGCCTTTGACGGCCACCTGAGCATTATTCAGGCGAATGCTGAACTGTACAAAATCACCAATGCCGGCTTCGTTTTTACTGGCGGTCTTACTCAGTAATACACCACCTTCAAGCGGGTCGGCGGCGATGTCGGAAATAAATACCCGGCCGCCCGCCAGACTGAACACTTCGCCGCGGGAAATGGTATTCAGTTCGAACGGACCATTCGGCACATTATTCAGATCGTTACTGTCCAGCTGCGATGGTACGCGGTATTTTGCCGGTGCTTCAAACTGCAGCTGGTAATTTCCGGCCGGCACATAAGGGAAACGGAAGCTGCCATCGGGGAAGCTGTTGGCATCGCGGGCCAGAGCGGCAATGCCTATCGACTGGCGCTGAACTTTAGGGCCGGTGACAACACTGGCAGGCCATGGGGTAACGCCATCATCGTCAAACACGGTGGCAGGATTACCGGTATCGGCATTAATTAAGGTAACGGTTACGCCATTAACCGGTGCGCCGGTTTGTGCATCAAAGATGCGGCTGTATGGGTCAAAGCGGGTATTCAGCGTTACTGTATCGGTTACGTCGCTGCTGTCCTGATAACTGATGGTGGCGTTCTGACCATAGGATAATGACAGGGCACAATCGTAATTCACGTTATTGTTGTCGCTTAAACGTGTCGGCAAAACGCCAACAAAGATACCGGTATTGTCGCCGGTTTCGGTTAAGCGTAAATGTTCGGTGTCTGAACCATTGCTGTTGCGGACATCGATTTCAATCTGGTCGGGGCGGGCTGAATTCAGATTTTTATCCAGCTCCACCACCTGAATAATTAAAGGCTCACCAATTTTAAAACCGTATTCGACGGCATTCAGCTGGTAGCTGCCAGGCAAAGACTGTGCATTGCCGGATAAATCGGTAAAAGCGGTTAATGCAGAAAAATTACCGCTGCTGTCGGCACATTCACTGCCATTAATAATGGTGCCGGAAGCGGATGATCCGCCGTTGTGCAGTAGCAGCATCTCGGCCGGAGTCGGAGCGACGGCCGCCGGATTAATTTCTTCAGTAACCAGTGTTGCAGAACTGCTGACACTGTCGGTTAAACCATTGCTGCGTTCAAAAGAAGCAACAGCGGTATTAGTAATGGGAGTATTGGCCGGGGTAACCGCGGCCAATACCTGCTGACTGAGCAGCAAACAGCCGGCAACGGCAAACGCCAGACAGCCGCGAACGGCGGTCTTACGACCGCGGTTCAACAGTTGAGTGCGAATGCGTTGCAGGCTGTTCTGCATGATCAGTCGACCGTCACAGTAAAGGTGATAGTGCTGGTATATTTCGCCGGGAAGGTGGTGTAGGTCGCTTTAATTACACCGCCGTCGTTGAATGGCAAGGTTTCCGGATCCTTGTAGGTCAACGCCGCATCGATACCGTCACGCACTACTGCTTTCGCGTCAAAGCATGCGAATGCAGTGTTGTTGCAGTAAGTAGTGTTGGCCGGGATGGCATCGGCAATATTAACGTCAGTAGCGTTCTCACTGCCCAGGTTGGTCAGGTGAATGGTGTACTGAACGGTTGCGCCGGGAATGGCTTTCGGACTTGCCGCTTCGTTAATCGGATCCCAGATCACTTTGGATTCTTTAAGGAAACCATTTTTGTTTGGATTGGTAGGATCAGTCGGATCAGTGACTTCGAAATCCGGGAAGGCCAGGAACAGGGCGTCCCATGCCGATTCGGTAGCATTACCGATTTCAGATTCGTTATCACCCGCTTGTGCGTCGTCAGCAAATACAAACTGAACGGTATCCGTGTCGGCCTGACCAACATTGTCAGTAACAGCAACAGGGTCGGTTTCACCAACAACAGTCACTTCGCTTGCGGTTGCTGTTAACTGTACGGCGAAAACATCTTGATCCACACCTTTGATTTCACTGGTTGGAATCAGAACCCAGACCAGTGCTGTGGTGTTGCTGGCATTTCCGTCTTCATTCAGAGAGATATTACCAGTCAGTTCGGTTGCCGGAGCGGCAGCACCAGCAGCACTGCTGTACAGTTTAAAAAGGTTGCTTACCGGATCTTTGGTATCAGCCAGCGAGGTGTAATCTGTACCGGTAAAACCCAAGGTCGCAGCACTGGTGCCGTCACCATTTACCGGTGTAAGGGCGAAAGTAGTTGGCGCGTTGGTGGTGTTGGCCAGATTAAATTTACCCATCACGTAGTATTTGCTGCCAGCAACATCAATTTCAGCTGATGCATTTGGCGCTGCAATATCAGCACGTGCCAGGTTAAAGTCGATTTTTACGTCGACCTGCAGTTTTTTCTCAGCTTTTACTTCAGTTTGGGAGACGTTATTAACTTTGTAGTTAAGCGTCGCAGTATTTACGATTTCAATACCGGCTTGTGTCGCCGCCTGAGCCCCAAAACTTACGAGGCCGGCGAAGGACATAGCAGCAGGCAGAATCAGTTTTTGTATGTTCATACAGATTCTCCGGGTTATTTAATACGAACTTTAAATTCCACTTTACCGCTGGCTCCGGCTTCGACCGGCTGAGTCAGCATCCAGCGGATGTGGCTGTAGTCTTCCGCTTTTGCCGCACGGGTAGTGCCCTGTGCAGTGACGGTCAGTTCGCTGGCTTTGCCAAAGTTCTGACCACCGTCAACGGAATAGGTAATGGTGCTGTTGGCACCGGTTGCACTGTTGGCGATGTAGATCGTTTCGGCAGGAACCGGGTTATTGATTACAACGCCTTCAGCGGCTTCCTTGCCGTTATTGTTGTAAGAGATGCGGTAACCGACTTTATCGCCGGGTACTACTTTCTCAGGTGTTTGCCACTCTTCCACAACGCTGCCGTCGGCCTGTTGCACCGCAACGATTTTAAAAGCCTCGGTGGTCAGGCTTACTTCGGCCATTGCCAGAGCAGGAAGAAAAGCAAATGCGAGCAGAAGAGTGCGCATAAATACCTCGTTATTAATCGATGGTGGCGGTGAACTGGATGGTGTAATCGCCGGCTGCTGCCTGATTACCCAAAACAAAGGTCACACGGCCGTTGTTGCCAGCATTGGCGTCATAACGGCCCGCATCCGGATCGGCTGCAGAATCGGTGTTGGCTGAGGCATTGGTGGTTGTCAGCAGGGTACCGGCCAGGTTGCTGTTTGCCAGCAGCAGGGAGCCTGTGTTGTAAGTCAGGTTCGCTGGCAGCTCATCGACGATGCGCAGGTTATTAACCGCAGCGGTTACCTGAACCAGAATCTGATAGGTCACCACACTGCCTGGCACTTTTACGCTGCCCAGAGTTGGGTGCTCGGTCGACAGAATGCTTTTGGTGATAACAACCAGACCGGCGGTTGAGGTTACTTTATAGCTGCTGGCTTTGATTGCACCGCCAGCATCATTGGCCAGTACCGCATCGGTACCGCCATCGCCCTGACCTGCAAGTACCTGACCCTGTATCCCCGTCGAGGCACCTGGGGTCGCAGAGGTAACGTTAAAGGCGATATTAGCGGTATCGTCGATTCCCTGGGCAGCCGGAATATCAACCACAACAAAGACTTTGGTGGCCTGTTCCGGAGTCAGGTTAATATTGGTGACTTCACTTTCAGTGCCCTGAAATCCTGGTACATCGTCATCCAGATAAATCTTAACGTTGGTAACATCGAACGCATCGCCGGTACCGTTGCTGACGGCCAGGTCGAATGATTCATCACCGTTACCGGTATTTGTGATGGTGTATTCAATAACCTGAGCAGTGCTGCCAGCCTGAACTTCCAGTGCATTGGTAACGCTGCTGGTCACTGCAACGTCGATTTTTTCCTGCACAACAAATTCCGTCGTGCTGCTGACGCTCAGCTGTGAAGTTGCATCGGCTGGTGCGTAGTACGTTGCTGTTGCGGTGTTTTTAATCTGGGTGCCGACAGAGGTCGCCGCCCAGCCACTTGCCGAGGCAAGCATACCTGCGAGAAGCAGGGACGTGCGTTTAATGGTCTGCATGGAATGCTCCTTATTGGACCTTTACTTTGTAGCGAAATTTGAATTCCGGCTGGCGGGTGCCAGAGGCGTTTTCCGCCTGACTTGCGACGCCAGAAAAAGGAAGGGCTGTGCTTTTAAGAACGGCCGGCTTCAGGCCGGAGAGGGCTGCAGATATTTTCGTCAGGGATCTGGCAGGCTGTGCCTGGTGGCAAATTGCGGAAAAAAAGGCGTGCGGAATGCTTCCCGTACGGCAAAAATTCCGGAACTTGTTAATCGTTGTAAAATTAAACAAAGCCTGTTTGCTCAAAGTGTAATCCGTACCTTTGTCTTAAAACGTTCTGCCTTATGTTTCACGGAGGCATCTTAGGTAGGGCATATGGTTGAGTCAATTTGCCGGCAGGCACCAGACGGGCTTTAAAACTGTGATGTAACACACTGTTTTTAGAGAATAATTTTCGTTTACTTAAAAAGTGACATTTTTCTTCATGTTTGCCTGCATTGCAGGAAAGAATATTAAAAAAATACTACTCATAACTGTCGTTTATGAGTGGAATGTGACAGAAATTGTCACCCGCACTCACCCCTTCAGTTGGCCGTAACCATTTGTAACAAAAAGAGTATTTTTGTGACATTGATATAAATATTTATAGCTGAGTGTCAATTTTCTTGTGAATAGGTCTGTTAATTCGTCAGAAAATTTTTGTTTGCAGCGGATTGGTAAGTAAATCGCTATCTTCTGTAACTATAAATATCCGCAGATCCGGAAATGCTGAATGCTGGGTGGCGCCGTGGTTTTAAAATTGCGCAGTGCTTTATGTGCCGGAATGATTCTGTCTCAGCCTCTCAGCCTCTCAGCCTCTCAGCCTCTCAGCCTCTCAGCCTCTCAGCCTCTCAATCTCACAATCCCTCAGGCTTGGCAGTGCCATCTCTGGTCAGCCAGGCGTTCTGATCCCCGGCCGCCAGTGGCCGCAGAGAAGGAGCTGCAGAGAAGGAGCTGCAGAGAAGGAGCTGCAGAGAAGGAGCTGCAGAGAAGGAGCTGCACTTTGATTGGATTCAGTTCAGGCATAAAAAAACCCGGCAAGAGCCGGGTTTTTTTATTACCTCAGATACAGATCAGAAGCTGTATTTGGCGGTAAAGTGCAGGCGGTTCAGATCGCCTTCATTTTTGGTAGTAGATACCTTTTCCAGCGTTGCCATGCTGTATTCCACACCATAGGTTACTTCTTTGGTTGGGGAGTACATCAGGTTCAGACGGGTGCTGCTTGATGA of the Thalassolituus hydrocarboniclasticus genome contains:
- a CDS encoding OmpA family protein, whose product is MQNSLQRIRTQLLNRGRKTAVRGCLAFAVAGCLLLSQQVLAAVTPANTPITNTAVASFERSNGLTDSVSSSATLVTEEINPAAVAPTPAEMLLLHNGGSSASGTIINGSECADSSGNFSALTAFTDLSGNAQSLPGSYQLNAVEYGFKIGEPLIIQVVELDKNLNSARPDQIEIDVRNSNGSDTEHLRLTETGDNTGIFVGVLPTRLSDNNNVNYDCALSLSYGQNATISYQDSSDVTDTVTLNTRFDPYSRIFDAQTGAPVNGVTVTLINADTGNPATVFDDDGVTPWPASVVTGPKVQRQSIGIAALARDANSFPDGSFRFPYVPAGNYQLQFEAPAKYRVPSQLDSNDLNNVPNGPFELNTISRGEVFSLAGGRVFISDIAADPLEGGVLLSKTASKNEAGIGDFVQFSIRLNNAQVAVKGANIIDQLPLGMRLRNGSVRINDEKIADPVISSNGRQLTFALPDIDANGSLLLTYVTQITAQAQGALINKAWLVDDEVQSNIAQAQVQIADEFFKDSARLFGRVYLDDCNGNLDAEAVSNVRLFMEDGTYVVTDANGEWHIENVRPGTHVVQLDTATIPPYMEVVSCDERGFHAGRAFSQFVDVQGGSFWRVDFALKMKTPESGEIRQRLSHQLVPLAAMQNGQLPYNSPVPEKLRFTVDVEGNGLEVNNVIQMIALPDGVIYEPGSSVLDNVPWEDPQISYGTLIYKLGDKPADWTHQLQFSAIISDKADSGDLTTRSITRFQIEGQPKQQLKPASTTAVLQLPPDDGQVKPINPPKFDNFSDVLTPEDKSNLKNVIDRLAGLRNLTVEVVGHTDSTPIARRNKHIYADNQALSEARASSVARYLAEQLGVEPQNIRAVGKGSSVPVASNASRDGRALNRRVEVKVLSGDPDIRLATVASDMQIASVQASLPGFIRNLPATAAGNPAALIAEQPMPEFDEHWFKTAADQAQWLWPPLDRSPAIGSVKIAISHGAGERVKLLLDDQPVSPLNFDGTTRNSKRDLAVSIWRGVDIQPGPNRFSVFVINKDGDIVDQFERTVQYAQEPAKAELIESQSNAVADGLTPATIAVRLTDKDGFPIRANILGDVEVQAPYTLYDESRQIEGNPLGNIQQPQYRVGDNGVALIRLTPTNQAGEAVLTFRHANGQKDELRVWLKPAPRDWILVGLGDLAVGYNSGNGDHNSRQAAGVDDNLWHDGRVAFFAQGQVLGEWLLTAAYDSGKPEAEAFASVIEPDRYYTLYGDASQQQLDASSARKLYVRLERERFYAMFGDINTDLNNSTLGRYSRKLTGAQAVYHGDVVELSAFTSQTSNGFVRDEIQGDGTSGLYRLRNKNIVLNSEKIRIETRDRYRSEVIISSEDLNRDADYVIDYQDGTLYFKGPVSSTDENFNPRYIVVEYETEAGDDLGYISGGRAGVKLLDERIKAGVTAITQNQSGDDRHLTAADARITLGDTEIKAEIAQSEEVVNSAAATANAHLVEITHRTEQLQATAYVRSQDENFGLDQTAQGENDYRKEGVQGSYYLSDRDRLQLEGFHHQQLSTGFDKYQTQLDWVHRLDNDQQISFGLLSAQEENETEDQYTDQLTAGFSTRVLNDRLTLNSMLLANASARSDAFDQLRLGADYRLTNDLSLFAEHETGFESAAPERTVLGMRATPWSGAKAQQSIEQVEQDDAYRLFAVSGLTQEIALTDALSVSLGFDQARNLEANAPGETSDSTEDFHATHAGMSYRTSLWQWNNRVEYRDGSDSDKWVARTSLYHPLNDALATGGSLNYFKEDGSSSYSNQLEASFDLAIRPRRHPYALLWQTRWVQQAEGGEGTPSRSRKLINNVHGNWLFTPANQLAAQYGIKRVLDQYNSDDYASTTDFMAAEWRHHLNPTWDIGAHGRRLHSYEAGQTAHGTGVSVGWIPQTNVWLGLGYNFTGFIDTDFSAANFTAKGVYLKMRFKADQETLATLRAAFY